In Leptotrichia buccalis C-1013-b, the genomic window GAATGTTATAAACTTATATTTTCAAATATATCTTTTGAATTATGGCTTTTATATCATTATTGTAAATATAGCAATATAGGAAAATGTGATAAAAGAAATTATATTAAAAAGTTAGAAAAAATAAAAGGAATAAAATATGAGAAAAGTAAAGGAATAGTTGTTAATAAAGAAGAGATAAAAACAGCTATACGAAATTCAAGAATAAAGTATGAAATGTGTTCAAAAGATAAGATACCACTAAATGAATCCTACAATTGCACAAATTTTTACAAAATAATAGAAAGAATAGATGAAGCATTTAAAGAAAGAGAATTTAAAAATTAAAATAATACAATTCTTGAATTTATATAGAAAAAGAGAAGTTAAGAAATAAAAAGCATCTAAGTCAATTTTTATATTTAAATGCACCAAAATAAATTAAAAGTTTTCAAAAGCAGGGAGAATAAAAAATGAAACTTTACAACACAATGACGAATAAAATTGAAGAATTTAAGACAATAGAAGAAAATAAGGTAAAAATGTATGTTTGCGGGCCTACTGTCTATAACTACATACATTTGGGGAATGCACGTCCGATTGTGGTTTTTGATACGTTGGCACGGTATTTTGAGCATAAGGGGATGGAAGTTGAGTTTGTGCAGAATTTTACGGATGTGGATGATAAGATTATAAATAAGTCTATGGAAGAAGGGACTTCTGCGAGCGAGGTTTCGGAAAAATATATAAAATATTTTTTTGAGGATATTAGCAAGCTGAATATTCTTGAGAGTGTGAAAAGACCTAAGGTTACTGAGAATATGTCAGAAGTTATTGAGATTATTCAAAAATTAATTGACAATGGGTTTGCTTATGAGAAAGACGGGGATGTTTATTTTGAGGTGAAAAAATATAAGGATTATGGG contains:
- a CDS encoding RloB family protein → MARKKGQNNQNREITRKKIYLFLEGEKNCSEHLYLKKYYDSFGTRAVDVDFRFFPCKGGDWKNVKRTIKKEIKKGNINSEVWCVLDKDQNNLDFIQKECDKECYKLIFSNISFELWLLYHYCKYSNIGKCDKRNYIKKLEKIKGIKYEKSKGIVVNKEEIKTAIRNSRIKYEMCSKDKIPLNESYNCTNFYKIIERIDEAFKEREFKN